CTTTTCTTAGAAGTTTCTGGTAGTGGATTCTGAATCggacgacaaagacagaatCTTGGTTCTGGAAAAACAATAGCCTGAGAGTTATATTTATTCGTTATGCGGCTAAGCCTGGTCACGAGTGTGGCGGAAACTACATGAAACTGGGTTACAAGCTGGTAATGTTTATGCTGTGGTAACCATGAGTTTGTATGTACAAAGCCTTCATGCTTTGCACATTCCAGTCAGTCGGAGCCCTGTACAACTCGGCTTCCAACGCAAAGAAAGTTGGACGAAAGAATGCTCAACTCAAGCAAGGTCAAAAGTATAgtgttttgttcttggttGTCCATATCCACACTATGCATACATACAACCTGAAACCATCGTGAAGCACTGGTCGTTGACAGGCTCATGGTATGTATACATATTTATACAATATGCAGAGAGCATGATGATAGTGATAAGCCGGAATGAGGCCAAACcagacaaagagaaacagCCCTACAGTACAATTCATTTTCCCAAGCATGACAGTAGGCATTATGATTGATGAGCGTTCCTGTCGCACATTGAAGTTTCGTGTCGGCACTTGTGTGGCTGTTTCGGAGCACACCAACAGACAAGATAGCGTGACAGGACAAAGGAGGTTGGTCgcatgatgaggatgatgacattTGACACTTTTTGGACCCCTCTTTCTACCTGAGCACGCTTGGGAAGAACCTTACCCGTGAAGTAAACCTACCTCTAATCAAACCGGCTAACTATGGCTCAGCCGTTATTGgcttgtcttcatctttccaCAAGCACCTGAAGCAAACGGCTTCTTGTCTCGACTATAGTTGATTCTTGTCTGATCCAGCTGGGACTCATCGCAGTGCTTTTGAAACCTTTAATTAAAACCAGGACCATGATCCAAGTACTAATTCAACTTGGAGATCCTGCAAGGGCTCTACGACCAGAGCATGAGGCAATGACGATGTTGGTAAGGCAACTCATCGGCAAGGTACCGGGCCTAGCAATAAGACACCAGATCTACCGCCATCCATCCACGTGAGAGACCTTAATAAGAAGCTCGTTCTGTTAGGCAACGtagaatgaatgatgaacCAAAGATGCACTGATTGGGCATGAAGCATGAATTAGAGATGATTAACCCACTGGAGTTCCAGGGCacagctcatcatcgtcacaCTCGCAGGCTGGCCGCCTCACAGCCCAGTGGGGTGGAAGCGGGGAGTAGGTAGGGGGGAGTGAGTCTGAGGTGGGGTTTCCTGACGCTCGCTGGCACTGGCAATGCTGGCACTGGCACGGCATGTCAACTGGCAGTGACCAGCAAAGGTGCCCCTTCCCAGGCTGATCCAATATCATCTCTAGGAGCTTCCGTCACCCAAAAGATGACCATGcgcccatgcccatgcctgGTCCAGCCTaccagcccagcccagccaagTCTCATCCCCAACAACACTCCCCCCGTTCCCGTCAATCCTACCAGCTCCTCGCTGTCCAGTTCGTCCCGCAAAACCAAAgccacttctttttttcatctCTCTACTTTACTCTACTCTACTCTTGGCCTTCCATTCTGTTCACCGTTCACCAACTATTTTTCCTTCAACtgaaagcttcttctcagctgaaTTTCGTTATTTCCCCTTTCCTTAACAACCCTTGAAATCTAAACCGCACGACTTCAGGTACGTAGTATGCACCGCTTCGTCCTTTCTGTTTTCATATCACATTGGGGCGtttctttccatcaagaGAATCCTGTTCATCACGatcatcttgtcctttgTGTTGTTcgattgttttgttgtgtCCTTTCCCCTCTGTCGTCATTACCCCCCCTCAAAAACGAAACGGACACGCACCCGTTATTCCCCCTTGAACCGTCTTCGACCGCCTTAAACACCACGAATAAGACAAAGACGCCCTGCTTCTATTATCGACGATACCGGATACCAAAATCGAAGAGCATCTCAACCATCACTGCTGCGTTGCTCGtcgctgttgctgtcatCCGTATTCAGGAGGCCGTCGTCTGAGAAACCCCTCCGCCACTGACAGCCCAAGAGCGGGGAGCCTCACCGAATCGTCGCCGCCGCCCGCTCTAGCCACGCACTAGGCGCGCAACTGCTCTCCCTGTTTATCGCTTAAGACGATCCATCGACTTATCGCCCCTCGCCCACTTCGCAGCTTCACTCATCATTCCACCATTGTCTTTGAGCAACGTCCATACGAATTTGCGATTCCTCGATTCTTTTCACACGTCCATTTGCGCCCACCTCTGCACATACCGCCTTCATATTTTATTTCGTCTGACAAGCTTGATCACCCCTTTTACTAACCCACCTTTGAACTACAGTCGCCAAACACCGCCAAAATGGGTCACGAAGATGCTGTCTACCTTGCCAAGCTCGCTGAGCAGGCCGAGCGATATGAGGGTATGTTTTCGGAATCGATCTCATCTATTTTTCACGCGCTAACAAAGGGCGCGCGCCTATCGCAGAGATGGTTGAGAACATGAAGATTGTCGCCGGTGAGGACCGAGATCTCACCGTCGAGGAGCGAAACCTTCTCTCTGTTGCCTACAAGAACGTCATCGGCGCCCGCCGTGCCTCCTGGCGCATAGTCACCTCCATCGAGCAGAAGGAGGAGTCAAAGGGCAACTCTAGCCAGGTTACCCTCATCAAGGAGTACCGACAGAAGATTGAGGCcgagcttgccaagatctGCGAAGATATCCTCGAGGTCCTTGACCAGCACCTGATCCCCTCTGCCAAGTCTGGCGAGTCCAAGGTTTTCTACCACAAGATGTAGGTGCAAACCGGCTGGTATCCATTCGTAAACCGTTATTAACCAGTTCTGCAGGAAGGGTGACTACCACCGTTACCTCGCCGAGTTCGCCATTGGCGACCGTCGCAAGGACTCTGCCGACAAGTCCCTCGAGGCCTACAAGGCTGCTACTGAGGTTGCTCAGACCGAGCTTCCTCCCACCCACCCCATCCGCCTTGGTCTCGCCCTCAACTTCTCCGTTTTCTACTACGAGATCCTCAACGCTCCTGACCAGGCTTGCCACCTGGCTAAGCAGGCCTTCGATGATGCCATCGCTGGTACGTCTTGAGAACTACTTATCGTTGATTCACAGCTTGCTAACCTAAAAATCACAGAGCTTGACACTCTGAGCGAGGAGAGCTACAAGGACTCTACACTGATCATGCAACTGCTCCGAGACAACCTCGTAAGTTTTACAACAACCTTGTGTCCTAAAGTTACGATGGCGACTAACACTGTAACAGACTCTCTGGACCTCTTCCGAGGCCGAGACCTCCGCTGCTGGTCAGGCTGAGGCTCCCAAGGAGGAtgcccctgctgctgccaccgcTGAGGACGCCCCTGCTGCCCCTGCCGCGGCTGAGGAGCCCAAGGCTGAGTAAGGGATTGTCGAGTGTGTTTTATCTATGCAGTTGTCGGGCGGACTGGTGTCTACGGAGTGGACGGAAGAACTCGTTTTTGATCAAGAGCTTCGGCATCGTTTCGGTATACAGACAAGCGCCAAGGAGGGGCTGACTTTACACCAACGGGCTAGCAAGGAGTCTGGAAGAGAGTAATTTTACGCTCTGCTTCCAGACTGTTAATGCGTTGGCCGTCTGGACAATAAAAATACCAAAATTACTTTCAATACACGACGATACATGATTAGTGATGACTTGAAGTTTGCGTGTGCTTTGTAAATTTCGACATGGGTCGAACGGTCAGTTAGGGGTATGAGGCACCCCTTTGTAGTTGTCCATCATGCTAAAACTGAGTTGACTTGGCCGTTATACCAACCAGTTGACACCGTGGACCGGTTCCAGTTAAGCTCTCAACCCTCTTGTATTCTTGGGAGAGTTTGGTGGGTTAAATTTTGTCTTTAGAAGTAGTACTTGAAGGTTGTACATCGTCTTCATTTTCATCCAGTACGGCAAAGTGAACCCGCAGCCACAAGCTGCAATCAAGGCAGCCAACCACGAGCTCCCCCTCTTCACTCACTTCCTCCAAGTCAGCCTCACGAAACTCGTAGCTGTGCTCGTTTCCGCAGCGACAAGGACGGTACCAGCACTCCTGGTCCTCATCGAAAGCCAAGTCATCCAGATCGACATTTTCTACGCCTGTCTGAAAGGAGCCATCCCGGCCCGCCGCCCCAGTCGGGCGAGACACTCGTAGTGCGGCGTCGTAGGCGACGCGGGCAGAAGGACTGGAAAGAACATTAAGTGCTGTGGTGATTTGATCAACAGTAAAGAAAactgatgatggatctgaGTTTGCGACTTTGTCTGGGTGGTTGCGGAGGAGGGCCCGATGATAGGCGCGCTTTATGAGGGGCGTAGAGTCATGTTGGGTGTCGAGTAGAGCAGATGTGATGTTGAGAACCTGGTAGTGCGTGGCTGTGTCTGCCGACGAGGATATAGACTGAGAAGATGTCATGATATGTTTCCGTTTTCTGGGAAAGGCACTTGACTTGTCAGAGCCCGATTATctgagaagttgaaggcttcttttctttgcatcACGTGATAAGATTGGGCCTTCAAGATATTGAATTTGTGTTAGTATCATGAGCATTGGAAAATCTGAATTGAGGACTGTAGAGACTGGGTTCAATCTTGCTGAAAGTTAGGTTTACAGTACCTCTCGTAAGGCAGGGTTACTTGATGGACAGATGGTTTGATATCACAATGGGAAGCTGAGTCTCGATTGATGCGTAGCAagtctttgacaagatcgttGTAGATTTTCTTGTACATAAAAATACACGGGTAAATGTACAGGGCGCAAGAAAGCAGTCATTCCATCTGTAGTCTTCTTGTTTATTTGGGGAACTTGGTCCATCCGTATTTGCCCACCTATCGAGTGATGTTAGCAATGCAAGCTCAAAACAAGGGACGTATAGCTCGAGTTGGCCGTGACTTACCCTCTTCCAGcgcttgatgagactgggCATATCCAGCATTgcctttctcctcttctccatcctgTGATGCCGTTAGTCATTGCCGTCCCATTTCCCAGCCCGGAACATAGCCAGTATGTAACCAAGGCCATGGCAAAACCGCCGACGTACTTTGCAATCATGTGTCGTTCGTGAATGTGACCCTTGACCTTCTGTCCCACACCAGTACCCTTGACTCTCAAACCATGCTCAACCCGATGAGCCAACTGGTACTCGGTAGCCTTGCGTGTGTCGGGCAGCAGATCCTCAACACCGTTGTCACGAGCCATCTTGACCAGCTCAGCCTGGCGTCTATTTGAGTATACGGGGTCCTGCCATTTTCCTGTCACGGGGTGCTTGTAGAAGCGGAAAGGGTTCGGTCTGTCCTCCTGGTATCGAGTCTTGGGGGCGTTTTCGGGGAGGATGGCGGCTGGGGGGTATCGGGCGAAGAACCGCTGCAGAGGAGCGGGCAACGACTTGGCGAGACCGATTAATTGCGGTGCtgaggccatgatgggttTTGCTGTGGTGAAAGCCTGTCAATTCGAGCACCCCGGAAACTGGAGGTTAGATCACGAAGCTCTTCAATCCTCAAGGCTGTAGTGTGGTGTCGGATGGTATTGATTTTTTTATGGGTCACGGTAATCATGTGCTTTGATTGGTCGGATACATAAATCTATACCTCAGCCTTGTTGAACATCATTGATTACCAGTCATCACTCTAATACTAAATGTCTGGGTTTATTGCCTGGTTTTTCGATAAATTTTATGCAATTAGAGGCCATGATTGCTTAAAAGTACCACATAATTGCCTTGAATATAACTGGCAGCTCATGTCGTAGACGTGAATACTAACGTGCACATATCCATACATGTACAGAtaatgcatgcatgcatataTAACATACTGTCCCTCAAAATATAGATGCACTTGGTCACTATATGCAGAATAAACGAGTCTACTCGATCAGATAGAATCAATACTAGACACAGTCCTTTGTTTTTGAATCCCAAttttccatctccaagttGTCAAGTTTCATGAAGCCTGACCAATGAAGAGCAAGTCGATGCACAGCCACACGTCACAACAGCCACATAgacctaggtaggtagccTTTCTATCaatcgtcatcttcaagcagGCACTCATAACCAAAACCATAATAAATTGTTACCTGGAACTTTACCGCTCTAAATCAGTAATAAGGATAAGGCTTGGTTCGTAATTCTCAAATTTCCTCTTTACACTCAACTCGCATCAAAATGCCCCTCGACATCGAAGAGCTATTGCGCAAAAAGAAAGCAGCTGATACCGCTGCCGCGAAACCTCGATTTATCCCCAAGGCCGAACGAGAACGACTAGCAGCCGagaaagcaaagaaagaagaggacgacaagaagcgcaaagCTTCTGAAGAGGAGCAGAagcgaaaagaagaggaacaaaaaTGGAGATCAAATGGATCATCAAGACCTAACGAATCCAACGGATCGGGGCGCGTGCCTACAGGTCCCAGATCCATGAACGACGGCCGAGATGATCGAGAACGCGATCGCGATCGCgaccaaggaagagggcGAGTACGAGGAAAAGATAGGAAAGGAGACAAACAAGGAGTGGGAGCTGACAAGCAGTCGGCGGAAGACATTGAAGCTACTCTTCTACGGTCTCGATACCTTGGCCCACAAGTGAATCAGCAATCCAACTTCtctgcaaagaagaagcgcatgCGAACAACGGAAAAGAAGTTCAATTTCGAATGggatgcagatgaagatACCTCTCGCGACAACGATCCCCTATACGATCGGCAGACTGCAGTCAGCCATAACGGATCATTTGCTGGTATCGGCGGCGAATTCGACGATGGGGCTGAGGAACGAGCGCGCAAACGAGCGAAAATGATTGCGCAAAGAGACCCCGAAAACGGAAAGGAGAGAGCAGAGGGTATCATGGAGGACTTTTTCCGAGCACGCGACAAGGCGAGGCAACGAGCGGATCGAAGAGGACTGGGTAAGCACTGGTCTGAAAAGTCCCTGGATGACATGCGAGAACGAGATTGGCGTATTTTCAAAGAGGACTTTGGCATTGCTACCAAGGGCGGTATGATCCCTAACCCTATGCGCAGCTGGCAGGAGTCGAATCTGCCACAACGCTTACTcaacattgttgatgatgttggataCAAGGACCCTTCGCCTATTCAACGAGCTGCTATTCCTATCGCCCTGCAAGCTCGAGATCTTATCGGTGTAGCCGTCACTGGTTCCGGAAAGACGGCTGCGTTCCTTCTACCACTACTTGTTTACATCTCCGATCTACCGCCCCTGGATGAGATCAACAAGCACGATGGTCCTTATGCTCTCATCATGGCCCCCACTCGAGAACTGGTCCAGCAGATTGAAACCGAAGCCAGGAAATTCGCAGGACCTCTTGGTTTCCGTGTTGTGAGcattgttggtggtcatCAAATTGAAGAGCAAGCATACAACCTACGTGATGGTGCCGAAATTGTCGTCGCTACACCAGGTCGTCTGCTTGATTGTATTGAGCGCCGACTTCTCGTTCTCTCACAATGTTGCTACGTGATTATGGATGAAGCCGATCGTATGATTGATCTCGGTTTCGAAGAATCCGTCAACAAGATTCTCGATGCCCTACCAGTCACCAACGAGAAGCCAGACACAGATGAAGCTGAAAATGCTCAAATAATGCAGCGCTACTTGGGCGGTAGGGATCGTTACAGACAGACCATGATGTACACGGCCACCATGCCGCCTCTCGTAGAGAGAATTGCAAAGAAGTATCTCCGTCGCCCAGCCATTGTCACCATTGGTAATGCAGGCGAGGCCGTCGACACAGTTGAGCAGCGCGTTGAGTTTGTTTCAGGTGAAGACCGCCGCAAGAAGAGACTTCAGGAGATCCTGTCTTCAGGTAACTTTGGGCCGCCTATCATTGTCttcgtcaacatcaagcgcAACTGTGACGCTGTTGCTCGAGATATCAAACAAATGGGCTGGTCTGCCGTCACACTGCACGGTTCAAAGACCCAAGAACAGCGAGAGGCTGCCCTCGGCTCTGTCCGCGCTGGTCACACACAGGTTCTCGTCGCAACCGATCTTGCCGGTCGTGGTATCGATGTGCCCGACGTTTCCCTGgtcgtcaacttcaacatggccacAAACATTGAGAGTTACACCCATCGTATCGGTCGTACAGGTCGTGCTGGAAAGAGTGGTGTGGCTATCACATTCCTGGGCCCTGAGGATCATGAAACTATGTACGATCTCAAACAGATCTTGAGCAAGAGCTCCATCTCAAAGGTCCCCGAGGAGTTGAGGAGACACGAGGCTGCTCAGTCGAAGCCCGTACGTGGcgccaagaaagacaaggatgaaGGATCTGGGAAGGGAAACTGGCAACACTAAAAGGCGTTTGTGATATTGGtccaacttgacaagataAAAAAGCCAGACTAAGGTCATTATAATAGCAACTTTTACAACACCACGTCAAGTTGGGATTGAGCAAGAGTGAATTCACGTCAAGAATAGGATACTGTAGAGTGAACTTAATCATAAAATTGTCATTTCCGCATCTTTTACTTTTCTACATTCCAGATAGGCATACTGGTCCAGTACACATCCTCTAAGGTTTTGCTTTATCCAGCTTTTACTCCAGCTTCAGCTGCTCGAACTGCTTGATTGTCTCCTCGAAGCTGTTCATCTCCTGCTTGGCATCGGACAGCCTCTTCTCATCTGTCTCTCGGATGGCATCGGAAACCTTCTCGAGGTAACCAGGGTCATTGAGGATCTTCTCCTGCTTCTGGATGCtgctcttggccttgtcgagcttcttctgaGCCTTGATAATCTCGGCATCGATATCAACGCGGCCCTTGACGTGAAGGAAGACGGAAGCCTCGGTAGAGACGGGGTAGGCAACACATCCAGCGGGACGGCTGGCATCGGAGCCAAGGATCTCGACGCCCTTGATACCCTTGCCACTCAGACTCTTGATAGAAGAGGCTTGCTCCTTGACAGTGGCGAGAGAGGTGTCGTTGTAGGCCTGGATAATGACTGCAGACGAATTAGTATTGGGgttctctcttctttggggGCTGTTGTGCTTACCttcagcctcatccttgagGGCATACTCAGCCATCAATGATCGAGCTGCCTTGGAGCAGCCGAGGACAAGCTCGTAAGCACGCTCAGACTCGGggtcatcaagcttctcattgTATGTGGGGTACTTGGCAACGACGATGGACTTTGTCTGGTCTTCAGGTCGTCGGGGCATTCGCTGCCACATCTCCTCAGTAATGAAAGGCATGAAGGGATGGATCATGGTAAGAGCGGTCTCGAGAGCAGTATAGAGAGTCTGGATGGCAGACTCACGCTCCTTCTCGGTACCGTCACGGATAATAGCCTTAGAGTTCTCGATGTAGACATCGCACAGCTCGTTGTACCAGTATCTGTAAACGATCAATGTCGACTTGGAGAACTCACGGTCCTCAAGAGCACGgttgatctccttggcagcgCTGTTCATCTTGTGAAGAATCCATCGCTCAGCAAGGGTCTCGCCACGGGCGATACCTGACTTGGAGGGAGTGAAGTCCTGAGGAAGACTTCCCAAGACGTATTTGGTAGCCTGGAAAATCTTGTTACAGAACTTACGGTATCCGTGgataatcttgacatctAGGTTGATATCACCGCCACCAGTGGTAGCGTTGATCATGGTGAAACGCATAGCGTCGGCACCACACTGGGGAACGCCATCAGGGAAGGCAGTCTTTTGGTACTTGGTGGCCTTAGCAACCTCTTTGGGGTCCAGGTTACCCTGAGTAAGCTTGTCGTGAAGAGTTTGGAGCTCGACACCGGCAATAATGTCGAGGGGATCAATGACGTTGCCCAGACTCTTACTCATCTTGCGACCCTCAGAGTCACGGACAAGACTGTGGCAGTAGACCTCCTTGAAAGGAATCTTGCCAGTCAACTTGATACCGAAGAAGATCATTCTGGCAatccagaagaagagaatATCCCAACCTGTCTCAAGGACCTCTGTAGAGtagagcttctcaaggtcatgtGTCTGGTTAGGCCAGCCCAGGGTGCTAAAGGGCCAGAGACCAGAAGAAAACCATGTGTCGAGAAcgtcttcatcttgctcAAGAGTGTAAGTTTTGCCAGGCAGGGCGGCCTTGGCTTtttcctcagcctcttgtCGTGTTCGGCCGGCGAACCAAAGCTTCTCCTCAGGGATATCTTCAGCACCaccctcaatcttggcaaagtAGACAGGGGATCGGTGACCCCACCAGAGCTGCCGACTGATACACCAGTCTTGGATGTTCTCGAGCCATCGGTAGTAGCTCTTCTCAGCGCTCTCGGGTcggatcttgatgctgccgTTTCGGACAGCAGCAAGGGCAGGCTCAGCGAGCTCCTTCATGCGGACCCACCATTGGGGCTTCATTATGGGCTCAATGATGTCCTTGGACTTATCGCACAGAGGAACCTTCATGGcgttgtccttcttgtcgacgtagagacccttggccttgaggtcATCCTGGATGGTGTAACGGACGTCGAATCGTTTCTGACCCTTGTAGGCACCGGCGTTCTCGTTCATCAAGCCATCATCggtcaagatgttgatgaattcAAGACCGTGCTTCTGTCCGAGAGTGAAATCGTTGGGGTCGTGGGCGGGAGTGAGCTTGACAGCACCGGTACCGAACTCTCTGTCGACGTACTCGTCGGCGACGATAGGAAGCTTACGGCCCTCGATGAAAGGGTGGACGGCAGTCTTGCCGATGAGGTGCTTATATCGATCGTCCTTGGGGTGAACAGCGATACCGGTGTCGCCCAGCATAGTCTCAATACGGGTGGTAGCGAC
This is a stretch of genomic DNA from Fusarium graminearum PH-1 chromosome 4, whole genome shotgun sequence. It encodes these proteins:
- a CDS encoding diphthamide biosynthesis protein 4 is translated as MTSSQSISSSADTATHYQVLNITSALLDTQHDSTPLIKRAYHRALLRNHPDKVANSDPSSVFFTVDQITTALNVLSSPSARVAYDAALRVSRPTGAAGRDGSFQTGVENVDLDDLAFDEDQECWYRPCRCGNEHSYEFREADLEEVSEEGELVVGCLDCSLWLRVHFAVLDENEDDVQPSSTTSKDKI
- a CDS encoding pre-mRNA-splicing ATP-dependent RNA helicase PRP28 codes for the protein MPLDIEELLRKKKAADTAAAKPRFIPKAERERLAAEKAKKEEDDKKRKASEEEQKRKEEEQKWRSNGSSRPNESNGSGRVPTGPRSMNDGRDDRERDRDRDQGRGRVRGKDRKGDKQGVGADKQSAEDIEATLLRSRYLGPQVNQQSNFSAKKKRMRTTEKKFNFEWDADEDTSRDNDPLYDRQTAVSHNGSFAGIGGEFDDGAEERARKRAKMIAQRDPENGKERAEGIMEDFFRARDKARQRADRRGLGKHWSEKSLDDMRERDWRIFKEDFGIATKGGMIPNPMRSWQESNLPQRLLNIVDDVGYKDPSPIQRAAIPIALQARDLIGVAVTGSGKTAAFLLPLLVYISDLPPLDEINKHDGPYALIMAPTRELVQQIETEARKFAGPLGFRVVSIVGGHQIEEQAYNLRDGAEIVVATPGRLLDCIERRLLVLSQCCYVIMDEADRMIDLGFEESVNKILDALPVTNEKPDTDEAENAQIMQRYLGGRDRYRQTMMYTATMPPLVERIAKKYLRRPAIVTIGNAGEAVDTVEQRVEFVSGEDRRKKRLQEILSSGNFGPPIIVFVNIKRNCDAVARDIKQMGWSAVTLHGSKTQEQREAALGSVRAGHTQVLVATDLAGRGIDVPDVSLVVNFNMATNIESYTHRIGRTGRAGKSGVAITFLGPEDHETMYDLKQILSKSSISKVPEELRRHEAAQSKPVRGAKKDKDEGSGKGNWQH
- a CDS encoding valyl-tRNA synthetase — translated: MATNSGRGNPIGASEGIQDATSTPPAVPAQEKKEIAQSTTETHASGQDAGAAAATDGPPKVKTEKELEKERKKAEKQAKFEAKKQKAAVAAPKAPKEKKPKEKKAEEEPIPEYVEDTPKGEKKRIRSFDDPHFKAYDPIAVESAWYDWWEKEGFFKPEFKPDGNIKDEGKFVIVHPPPNVTGALHMGHALGESLQDLMIRWSRMQGKTTLWVPGCDHAGISTQSVVENMLWRRHGLTRRDLGREKFVNTVWEWKEDYHKRINNTLCKMGGSYDWSREAFTMDKNLSAAVTETWVRLYEEGTIYRANRLVNWCTKLNTTLSNLEVVNKELTGRTLLDVPGYDKKVEFGVIVHFKYPVEGSDELIEVATTRIETMLGDTGIAVHPKDDRYKHLIGKTAVHPFIEGRKLPIVADEYVDREFGTGAVKLTPAHDPNDFTLGQKHGLEFINILTDDGLMNENAGAYKGQKRFDVRYTIQDDLKAKGLYVDKKDNAMKVPLCDKSKDIIEPIMKPQWWVRMKELAEPALAAVRNGSIKIRPESAEKSYYRWLENIQDWCISRQLWWGHRSPVYFAKIEGGAEDIPEEKLWFAGRTRQEAEEKAKAALPGKTYTLEQDEDVLDTWFSSGLWPFSTLGWPNQTHDLEKLYSTEVLETGWDILFFWIARMIFFGIKLTGKIPFKEVYCHSLVRDSEGRKMSKSLGNVIDPLDIIAGVELQTLHDKLTQGNLDPKEVAKATKYQKTAFPDGVPQCGADAMRFTMINATTGGGDINLDVKIIHGYRKFCNKIFQATKYVLGSLPQDFTPSKSGIARGETLAERWILHKMNSAAKEINRALEDREFSKSTLIVYRYWYNELCDVYIENSKAIIRDGTEKERESAIQTLYTALETALTMIHPFMPFITEEMWQRMPRRPEDQTKSIVVAKYPTYNEKLDDPESERAYELVLGCSKAARSLMAEYALKDEAEVIIQAYNDTSLATVKEQASSIKSLSGKGIKGVEILGSDASRPAGCVAYPVSTEASVFLHVKGRVDIDAEIIKAQKKLDKAKSSIQKQEKILNDPGYLEKVSDAIRETDEKRLSDAKQEMNSFEETIKQFEQLKLE